The proteins below are encoded in one region of Hordeum vulgare subsp. vulgare chromosome 3H, MorexV3_pseudomolecules_assembly, whole genome shotgun sequence:
- the LOC123445714 gene encoding LOW QUALITY PROTEIN: uncharacterized protein LOC123445714 (The sequence of the model RefSeq protein was modified relative to this genomic sequence to represent the inferred CDS: deleted 2 bases in 1 codon), producing the protein MAYNVLIDHALAERDRSPAVVPRCVALLKRYLIRYIPRMQTLRQIDIFCANTMAKYDPVAGHRASSFGQNIGSSAALPNSSLAAPPISNFASASLVKSLNYVRSLVARHIPRKLSFQPITQSLASTSTKQSLPSLSSFLNRSLQLNPEAVTNREHLESKELQTAPDLTSSASEKVDGGEHGYDIKYISFDILNWRWHIYGERQTSSSAKESNDLAGLQDFHTHGFLEVGAAALLVGDMEAKINDQQWKYSVIQEFPDIDLLQPSTSTASTFASSQGHLKAITASKRMKSGPSQVWVNVPANTFQPRARPLFQYRHYSEQQPLRLNPAEISEVIAEVCSETTSNANQLNAPSRLTTQNRQPSADVAFSVLIKLVIDMYMMDSEAAAPLTLYMLEGMLSSQKSPARTKAFDLILNLGIHAHLLEPMIVEDAPLIEKGETTSSSYLNNEYGPNMDEQRPAEPEEEQRISPAIDQFESWLLKILFEVLLLLVQMEERQEIVWASALSCLIYFVCDGGKIIRSRLGGLDIRVVKTLLEISVEHSWAKVVHSKLICMLTNMLYQVPDGSGALDTHFVPERIDLLGGVDYICLEYSRANSKEEKRDLFFVLFDYVVHQINETCLAGGLSTYTYDDAQPLASLLASADAPEAFYISVKHGVEGVGDMLTKAISAALSQSAEYEQLNVLLDKVIRKLDGTVSTFSRIDNEFAYMIQVTKSLKCFSSIKDGSEDGDVASRARLCWATLHSLLHSQISSYRHHGYIWLVELLLSEVSEETDGSVWSKIQNLQEEIKDAGSHDTSCPEVSLPVCLLCGLLKSKHNYIRWGFLYVLEKFLMRCKLLLDDSDMQEHSVAYHSKNRLDKAFAVIDIMSTALLLVVQNNETDHINILKMCDMLFSQLCLRLPSTNVMQLGGLQSLGQLFGCTTKNIECTLETLASHKIVGTKSLCRNETLQDTSMNQSTQSALLCETSMAALLLKGLAIAPMQLSPCTNFIIFLAIDAT; encoded by the exons ATGGCTTATAATGTCCTGATTGACCATGCTCTTGCAGAAAGGGATCGGAG CCCAGCAGTTGTCCCAAGATGCGTGGCATTATTAAAGAGATATCTTATCCG gtatattccaaggatgcaaACGCTACGTCAAATCGACATCTTTTGTGCAAATACCATGGCAAAGTATGACCCAGTGGCAGGTCACAGAGCATCATCATTTGGCCAGAACATTGGATCATCTGCAGCTTTGCCAAATTCCTCTCTTGCTGCCCCACCAATATCGAACTTTGCTTCAGCATCTCTTGTGAAATCTTTAAACTATGTTCGCTCATTAGTTGCCAGGCATATTCCAAGGAAGTTATCATTCCAACCAATTACTCAGTCTCTGGCATCAACCTCTACAAAACAGTCGCTTCCTTCACTTTCATCATTTTTGAATAGGTCCTTACAGTTGAATCCAGAAGCTGTTACCAACAGAGAACATCTTGAATCAAAGGAATTGCAAACTGCACCCGATTTAACATCATCAGCAAGTGAAAAGGTCGATGGTGGAGAGCATGGATATGATATCAAGTATATATCCTTCGACATTCTAAATTGGCGATGGCATATATACGGTGAACGTCAAACATCAAGTTCTGCCAAGGAAAG CAACGATCTTGCAGGCCTTCAAGATTTTCATACACATGGTTTTCTTGAAGTTGGTGCTGCAGCTCTTCTAGTAGGGGATATGGAGGCAAAGATTAATGATCAACAATGGAAATATTCTGTTATCCAGGAATTTCCTGATATTGATTTGTTGCAACCTTCAACTTCGACAGCTAGCACTTTTGCGTCATCGCAGGGTCATCTGAAAGCAATAACTGCCTCAAAACGCATGAAATCGGGACCGAGCCaagtttg GGTGAATGTACCTGCAAACACATTCCAGCCTCGAGCACGCCCCCTTTTTCAGTATAGGCACTACAG TGAGCAGCAACCCTTACGATTGAATCCTGCTGAAATTTCTGAAGTCATAGCTGAAGTTTGTTCAGAAACAACTTCAAATGCAAATCAATTGAATGCTCCTTCAAGATTGACCACCCAGAATCGGCAACCTTCAGCGGATGTGGCATTTAGTGTCCTCATTAAACTTGTTATTGACAT GTATATGATGGACTCTGAAGCTGCCGCTCCTCTGACACTTTATATGCTTGAG GGCATGTTAAGCTCTCAGAAATCACCTGCCAGAACAAAGGCTTTCGATCTGATTCTAAACCTTGGGATTCATGCACACCTGCTGGAGCCTATGATAGTTGAAGATGCACCACTTATTGAAAAAGGTGAAACTACAAGCAGCTCTTATCTGAACAATGAGTACGGACCCAATATGGATGAACAGAGGCCAGCGGAACCTGAAGAAGAGCAAAGGATTAGTCCTGCTATTGATCAGTTTGAGTCATGGCTTCTCAAAATACTATTTGAAGTTCTTCTTCTCTTGGTTCAG ATGGAGGAGCGGCAGGAAATCGTGTGGGCATCAGCTTTAAGTTGTCTAATTTACTTTGTTTGTGATGGAGGAAAAATCATCAGGAGCAGACTTGGAGGTTTGGACATAAGG GTTGTTAAGACTCTTCTTGAGATTAGTGTGGAACACTCGTGGGCAAAAGTAGTGCACAGCAAGCTCATTTGCATGCTGACAAATATGCTGTACCAAGTACCAGATGGGAGTGGTGCACTTGATACACATTTTGTTCCTGAGCGGATAGATCTTCTTGGTGGAGTTGACTATATCTGTCTTGAG TATTCACGAGCCAACTCGAAGGAAGAGAAGCGAGATttgttttttgttctttttgACTATGTAGTGCATCAAATAAACGAAACATGCTTGGCTGGTGGTCTTTCAACATATActtatgatgatgctcaacccctTGCTTCCCTTCTTGCATCTGCTGATGCTCCGGAGGCCTTCTATATATCTGTCAAGCATGGTGTTGAAGGTGTTGGGGATATGCTGACAAAAGCTATATCTGCGGCATTATCACAATCAGCAGAATACGAGCAATTAAACGTG CTTCTGGACAAGGTCATCAGGAAGCTTGATGGAACTGTGAGCACATTTTCAAGGATTGACAACGAGTTTGCTTATATGATCCAAGTAACAAAATCCTTGAAGTGTTTCAGCAGCATCAAAGATGGATCTGAAGATGGCGACGTTGCATCTAGGGCAAGGCTTTGCTGGGCTACTTTGCACTCGCTTCTTCACTCACAAATTTCATCATACAGGCACCATGGATATATTTGGTTAGTTGAATTGCTCCTCTCGGAAGTCAGTGAAGAAACAGATGGCTCTGTTTGGTCTAAAATCCAAAACCTCCAGGAGGAAATTAAAGATGCTGGAAGCCACGACACCTCGTGTCCAGAAGTTTCACTGCCCGTTTGTTTGCTATGCGGGCTTCTGAAATCAAAACACAACTACATCAGATGGGGATTTCTATATGTTTTAGAGAAATTTCTGATGCGCTGCAAATTATTATTGGATGACAGTGACATGCAGGAGCACTCAGTTGCTTATCATAGCAAAAACCGTCTGGACAAAGCTTTTGCGGTTATAGATATTATGAGTACTGCTTTGCTACTCGTGGTTCAAAATAATGAGACAGACCATATCAACATCTTAAAG ATGTGTGACATGTTGTTTTCACAATTATGTCTGAGGCTTCCATCCACAAATGTGATGCAACTGGGCGGTCTTCAATCCCTTGGTCAACTTTTTGGTTGCACAACTAAGAACATCGAGTGCACTTTGGAAACCCTTGCATCACACAAAATTGTAGGAACAAAGAGCCTCTGCAGGAATGAGACATTGCAAGATACAAGCATGAATCAATCCACTCAATCCGCTCTGCTCTGTGAAACATCAATGGCAGCACTACTTCTGAAAGGTCTTGCGATTGCTCCGATGCAGCTC AGCCCTTGTACCAACTTCATTATTTTTCTGGCCATTGATGCAACTTGA
- the LOC123445715 gene encoding uncharacterized protein LOC123445715, whose amino-acid sequence MVVGGVAPCSRATTISDGIPRCSVGLGCPARFFSGDNVIEFGCNKIPTAHVGWLSSARAGILNGRFAPGRGRRRQHPAGSAPSAGEGIPIARSGWGFSLESGVWPTVRSEEEVDDPQSDGRLAGTNTTLTCAVPLMNERRENLSNDAVPLPSHTAGAMRSEQASYALC is encoded by the exons ATGGTGGTGGGAGGGGTGGCTCCTTGTTCTCGTGCAACCACAATATCCGACGGCATCCCACGGTGCTCCGTCGGCCTGGGCTGCCCCGCAAGGTTCTTCTCCGGCGACAACGTGATAGAGTTCGGCTGTAACAAG ATCCCAACTGCGCATGTGGGATGGTTGTCCTCGGCCAGAGCTGGCATCCTCAACGGGCGATTTGCTCCCGGACGTGGTCGTCGTCGGCAGCATCCGGCGGGCTCGGCTCCCTCCGCCGGTGAGGGGATTCCAATCGCGAGGTCTGGTTGGGGGTTCAGTCTGGAGTCTGGTGTCTGGCCCACTGTCAGGTCTGAAGAGGAAGTCGACGACCCTCAATCTGATGGCAGGCTAGCTGGCACCAACACAACACTCACTTGTGCTGTACCATTAATGAATGAAAGAAGGGAAAATTTAAGTAACGACGCCGTACCTCTTCCTTCCCATACGGCGGGCGCGATGCGATCCGAGCAGGCATCGTACGCCCTGTGTTAG